Proteins found in one Streptomyces sp. NBC_00461 genomic segment:
- the chvE gene encoding multiple monosaccharide ABC transporter substrate-binding protein, which produces MRTRRAALASIAGAACLALTLSACGQSGEGGSKQDKGSAKGGTIGIAMPTKSSERWIADGKNVVKDLQAKGYKTKLVYGEDDPDQQVSQIENLITQGVKGLIVAAIDNKSLNNVLQQAADAKIPVIAYDRLILGTKNVDYYASFDNEKVGQLQANYIVQKLGLDKGKGPFNIELFAGSNDDNNTKYFFNGAMSVLQPYIDKKKLVVKSGQTKLTQVTTLRWDGATAQKRMEDILTSTYSSAKVDAVLSPYDGISIGILAALKSDGYGSGSKAIPVITGQDAELASVKSIIAGQQTQTVYKDTRKLADVAAGMVDDVLKGKKPQVNDTKTYDNGTKVVPAYLLQPVSVDKTNYTKELVDTGYYTAGELK; this is translated from the coding sequence ATGCGCACTCGCAGAGCCGCACTCGCCTCCATCGCCGGAGCCGCCTGCCTCGCCCTCACCCTGTCCGCCTGCGGACAGAGCGGTGAAGGCGGCAGCAAGCAGGACAAGGGCAGCGCCAAGGGCGGCACCATCGGTATCGCGATGCCCACCAAGTCCTCCGAGCGCTGGATCGCCGACGGCAAGAACGTCGTCAAGGACCTGCAGGCCAAGGGCTACAAGACCAAGCTGGTCTACGGCGAGGACGACCCCGACCAGCAGGTCTCGCAGATCGAGAACCTGATCACGCAGGGCGTCAAGGGCCTGATCGTCGCGGCCATCGACAACAAGTCGCTGAACAACGTGCTGCAGCAGGCCGCGGACGCCAAGATCCCGGTGATCGCCTACGACCGTCTGATCCTCGGCACGAAGAACGTCGACTACTACGCGTCCTTCGACAACGAGAAGGTCGGTCAGCTGCAGGCCAACTACATCGTCCAGAAGCTGGGCCTGGACAAGGGCAAGGGCCCGTTCAACATCGAGCTGTTCGCCGGCTCCAACGACGACAACAACACCAAGTACTTCTTCAACGGCGCGATGAGCGTGCTGCAGCCGTACATCGACAAGAAGAAGCTCGTCGTCAAGTCCGGCCAGACCAAGCTCACCCAGGTCACCACCCTGCGCTGGGACGGCGCCACCGCGCAGAAGCGCATGGAGGACATCCTCACCTCCACGTACAGCAGCGCCAAGGTGGACGCGGTCCTGTCCCCCTACGACGGCATCTCCATCGGCATCCTCGCCGCCCTGAAGTCGGACGGTTACGGCTCCGGCAGCAAGGCCATCCCGGTCATCACCGGCCAGGACGCCGAGCTCGCCTCGGTGAAGTCGATCATCGCGGGCCAGCAGACGCAGACCGTCTACAAGGACACCCGCAAGCTCGCCGATGTCGCCGCGGGCATGGTCGACGACGTCCTCAAGGGCAAGAAGCCTCAGGTCAACGACACCAAGACATACGACAACGGCACCAAGGTCGTCCCCGCCTACCTGCTGCAGCCGGTGAGCGTCGACAAGACGAACTACACCAAGGAACTGGTCGACACGGGCTACTACACGGCCGGCGAGCTGAAGTAG
- the mmsA gene encoding multiple monosaccharide ABC transporter ATP-binding protein, producing the protein MAGPVLDMRSIVKTFPGVKALSDVTLTVRQGEVHAICGENGAGKSTLMKVLSGVHPHGTYEGDILFEGETCEFKDIRASEQHGIVIIHQELALVPFLSIAENIFLGNEHASGGFINWNETLKHATELLRRVGLSDHPETRIADIGVGKQQLVEIAKALSKKVKLLILDEPTAALNDEDSGKLLDLILELKKQGITSIIISHKLNEIRRVADSVTIIRDGKSIETLDVKSAETTEDRIISGMVGRDLDHRFPERTAYEGESDAAPALEIRNWTVHHPIDQQRKVVDDVSINVRRGEIVGIAGLMGAGRTELAMSVFGRSYGRHAGGTVLKDGTEIRTKTVAEAVEHGIAYVTEDRKHYGLNLIDNINRNISLTALNKVAKRGVVDEHEERKVSERFRKSMNIKAPTVFETVGRLSGGNQQKVVLSKWIFAGPEVLILDEPTRGIDVGAKYEIYTVIDQLAAEGKAVVFISSELPELLGMCDRIYTMAAGRLTGEVPRAEATQEVLMRQMTKDKEVTR; encoded by the coding sequence ATGGCGGGACCCGTCCTGGATATGCGCTCGATCGTCAAGACCTTTCCCGGGGTCAAAGCGCTGTCGGACGTCACGCTGACCGTCCGTCAGGGCGAGGTCCATGCCATCTGCGGTGAGAACGGCGCCGGGAAGTCCACCTTGATGAAGGTGCTCTCCGGCGTCCATCCGCACGGCACGTACGAGGGCGACATCCTCTTCGAGGGTGAGACCTGCGAGTTCAAGGACATCCGGGCGAGCGAGCAGCACGGCATCGTGATCATCCATCAGGAGCTGGCGCTGGTGCCGTTCCTGTCGATCGCGGAGAACATCTTCCTCGGCAACGAACACGCCTCGGGCGGGTTCATCAACTGGAACGAGACGCTGAAGCACGCCACCGAGCTGCTGCGCCGGGTCGGTCTGAGCGACCACCCGGAGACCCGGATCGCCGACATCGGCGTGGGCAAGCAGCAGCTGGTGGAGATCGCCAAGGCGCTGTCCAAGAAGGTGAAGCTGCTCATCCTCGACGAGCCGACGGCGGCTCTGAACGACGAGGACAGCGGCAAACTCCTGGATCTCATCCTGGAGTTGAAGAAGCAGGGCATCACCTCGATCATCATCTCCCACAAGCTGAACGAGATCCGGCGGGTCGCCGACTCGGTGACGATCATCCGCGACGGCAAGTCCATCGAGACCCTCGATGTGAAGTCGGCGGAGACCACCGAGGACCGGATCATCTCGGGCATGGTCGGCCGCGACCTCGACCACCGCTTCCCCGAACGCACGGCGTACGAGGGCGAGTCGGACGCGGCACCCGCGCTGGAGATCCGCAACTGGACGGTGCACCACCCGATCGACCAGCAGCGCAAGGTGGTCGACGACGTGTCGATCAACGTGCGGCGCGGGGAGATCGTCGGCATCGCGGGCCTGATGGGCGCGGGCCGCACGGAGTTGGCCATGAGCGTCTTCGGGCGCAGCTACGGTCGGCACGCGGGCGGCACGGTCCTCAAGGACGGCACGGAGATCCGTACGAAGACCGTCGCGGAGGCGGTCGAGCACGGCATCGCGTACGTCACCGAGGACCGCAAGCACTACGGCCTCAACCTCATCGACAACATCAACCGGAACATCTCGCTGACCGCGCTGAACAAGGTGGCCAAGCGCGGTGTGGTCGACGAGCACGAGGAGCGCAAGGTCTCGGAGCGCTTCCGCAAGTCCATGAACATCAAGGCGCCGACAGTCTTCGAGACGGTGGGCCGGCTGTCCGGCGGCAACCAGCAGAAGGTCGTCCTCAGCAAGTGGATCTTCGCGGGTCCCGAGGTGCTGATCCTGGACGAGCCGACGCGCGGTATCGACGTGGGCGCCAAGTACGAGATCTACACGGTCATCGACCAGCTGGCCGCCGAGGGCAAGGCGGTCGTCTTCATCTCCTCCGAGCTGCCGGAGCTGCTCGGTATGTGCGACCGCATCTACACCATGGCCGCCGGGCGGCTCACGGGTGAGGTCCCGAGGGCCGAGGCCACGCAGGAAGTGCTGATGCGCCAGATGACGAAGGACAAAGAGGTAACCCGATGA
- the mmsB gene encoding multiple monosaccharide ABC transporter permease, whose amino-acid sequence MSTDVTDKVPASAPPGKSGGTAADSNLLQLILGGLRRNMRQYGMLIALGLIVVLFQVWTGGDLLLPRNVSNLVLQNSYILILAIGMMLVIIAGHIDLSVGSLTAFVGAFAAVLTVQHGVAWPIALVLSLLVGAVAGSVQGFLIAYLGIPSFIVTLAGMLLFRGLTEIFLQGQTLGPFPNGLQKLGNGFLPEVGPNTNYHNLTLLLGFVLLAFVIYQEVRDRKREQEFSLDVLPRNAFLLKLVAIAAAVLAVTMLLASYQGAPIILIVLGVLVVGYGYVMRNAVFGRHIYAIGGNLPAAKLSGVKDKKVTFLVFLNMGVLAALAGLVVAARLNAASPKAGLNFELEAIASSFIGGASMSGGVGTVLGAIIGGLVLGVLNNGMNLLSVGTDWQQVIKGLALLAAVGFDVWNKRKSGS is encoded by the coding sequence ATGAGCACGGATGTGACGGACAAGGTCCCGGCCTCGGCTCCGCCCGGCAAGAGCGGAGGCACGGCCGCCGACAGCAACCTGCTGCAGCTCATACTCGGCGGCCTGCGCCGCAACATGCGGCAGTACGGCATGCTGATCGCGCTCGGCCTGATCGTGGTCCTGTTCCAGGTGTGGACCGGCGGGGACCTGCTGCTGCCACGAAACGTCTCCAACCTGGTGCTGCAGAACAGCTACATCCTGATCCTCGCGATCGGCATGATGCTGGTGATCATCGCGGGTCACATCGACCTGTCGGTCGGATCGCTGACGGCGTTCGTGGGCGCGTTCGCGGCCGTGCTGACGGTGCAGCACGGTGTGGCGTGGCCGATCGCCCTCGTACTGTCCCTGCTGGTGGGCGCGGTCGCGGGCTCGGTGCAGGGCTTCCTGATCGCGTATCTCGGCATACCGTCCTTCATCGTGACTCTCGCGGGCATGCTGCTCTTCCGCGGTCTGACGGAGATCTTCCTGCAGGGCCAGACCCTCGGCCCGTTCCCGAACGGTTTGCAGAAGCTCGGCAACGGCTTCCTGCCCGAGGTCGGCCCGAACACCAACTACCACAACCTCACGCTGCTGCTGGGCTTCGTCCTGCTGGCCTTCGTGATCTACCAGGAGGTCCGCGACCGCAAGCGCGAGCAGGAGTTCTCGCTGGACGTGCTGCCGCGCAACGCCTTCCTGCTGAAGCTGGTCGCGATCGCCGCCGCGGTCCTCGCGGTCACGATGCTGCTCGCCAGCTATCAGGGCGCCCCGATCATCCTGATCGTCCTCGGTGTGCTGGTGGTCGGCTACGGCTACGTCATGCGCAACGCGGTCTTCGGCCGTCACATCTACGCGATCGGCGGCAACCTGCCGGCGGCGAAGCTGTCCGGCGTCAAGGACAAGAAGGTCACCTTCCTTGTCTTCCTGAACATGGGCGTGCTCGCGGCCCTGGCGGGTCTGGTGGTCGCCGCCCGTCTGAACGCGGCCTCTCCGAAGGCGGGCCTCAACTTCGAACTCGAGGCGATCGCCTCGTCGTTCATCGGTGGCGCGTCCATGAGCGGCGGTGTGGGTACCGTCCTCGGCGCGATCATCGGTGGTCTCGTGCTCGGCGTGCTGAACAACGGCATGAACCTCCTCAGCGTCGGCACGGACTGGCAGCAGGTCATCAAGGGCCTCGCCCTGCTGGCCGCCGTCGGCTTCGACGTCTGGAACAAGCGCAAGTCCGGTTCGTAG
- a CDS encoding aminotransferase class I/II-fold pyridoxal phosphate-dependent enzyme: MADNVTSLFRSNAAHSPSMAALTRDGGDGTGPVDFCIPCNPYFPTPAMFDTMSARLRDIVTYYPSSADTITAELCSLLQLPPQCVAMGNGSTELITWIDHLMVRESLAIPVPTFGRWTDQPMETGKRVDMFPLQESNGFSLDLAQYAEFIRARGTRVAVVCNPNNPDGGYLQKQTLVQFMDAMADLDLIVVDESFLEFADAEAEPSVVQEAMIRPNVIVLRSLGKNFGLHGIRFGYLVANPALAGRVRSMLPKWNLNSFAEYVVFMLKEHGAEYAQSLHQVRRDRLDMASQLSALPGLTVYPSQGNFLFVRLPVGAEGTVVRDRMLTEHRILVRECGNKIGSSSRFLRLVVRPQVDVRRLVSGLEQVLYGTRRGAAVPELSTGTSYSSGTAAVDRLVGATNGAGMPLAAQAGQFMGAGVPMPAVAQAAPQPVAAQMPMYAAMQAVPEPMQRQMPAAMQAVPEPMQRQMPAAMQAVPEPMQRQMPAAMQAVPEPMQRQMPAAMQAVPEPMQRQMPAAMQAVPEPMQRQMPVQPMQPVPEPVPAQMQPVPPQMQPAAAQMPTPPVPGPTPPGVPARGGLTAAQVRGMTGPAQGLTPAPATGWPNAQSWPSAAGA, translated from the coding sequence ATGGCCGACAACGTCACCTCGCTGTTCCGCAGCAATGCGGCACACAGCCCGTCGATGGCGGCGTTGACACGTGATGGCGGCGACGGGACCGGCCCCGTGGACTTCTGTATTCCCTGCAACCCCTACTTCCCGACCCCGGCGATGTTCGACACCATGTCGGCCCGGCTTCGCGACATCGTCACGTACTACCCGAGCAGCGCCGACACGATCACGGCCGAGCTGTGCAGCCTGCTCCAGCTCCCGCCGCAGTGCGTGGCGATGGGCAACGGCTCGACCGAGCTGATCACCTGGATCGACCATCTGATGGTCCGTGAGTCCCTCGCCATCCCCGTCCCCACCTTCGGCCGCTGGACCGACCAGCCCATGGAGACCGGCAAGCGGGTCGACATGTTCCCGCTGCAGGAGTCCAACGGCTTCTCCCTGGACCTCGCCCAGTACGCCGAGTTCATCCGGGCCCGCGGCACCCGCGTCGCCGTCGTCTGCAACCCGAACAATCCCGACGGCGGCTATCTGCAGAAGCAGACGCTGGTGCAGTTCATGGACGCGATGGCCGACCTCGACCTGATCGTCGTCGACGAGTCCTTCCTGGAGTTCGCGGACGCCGAGGCCGAACCGTCCGTCGTGCAGGAGGCGATGATCCGCCCGAACGTGATCGTGCTGCGCAGCCTCGGCAAGAACTTCGGCCTGCACGGCATACGTTTCGGCTATCTGGTCGCCAACCCGGCGCTCGCGGGCCGGGTCCGCTCCATGCTCCCCAAGTGGAACCTCAACTCCTTCGCCGAGTACGTGGTGTTCATGCTCAAGGAGCACGGCGCCGAGTATGCGCAGAGCCTCCACCAGGTGCGCCGCGACCGCCTGGACATGGCCAGCCAGCTCTCCGCGCTGCCCGGTCTGACCGTCTATCCCTCCCAGGGCAACTTCCTCTTCGTGCGCCTCCCGGTGGGCGCCGAAGGCACCGTCGTCCGCGACCGGATGCTCACCGAGCACCGCATCCTGGTCCGCGAGTGCGGCAACAAGATCGGCTCGTCCAGCCGCTTCCTGAGGCTCGTGGTGCGCCCCCAGGTGGATGTGCGTCGCCTGGTGTCCGGCCTGGAACAGGTGCTCTACGGGACCAGGAGGGGAGCCGCCGTACCGGAGCTGAGCACAGGGACCAGCTACAGCTCGGGTACGGCGGCCGTGGACCGGCTGGTCGGCGCCACCAACGGGGCGGGCATGCCGCTCGCCGCGCAGGCGGGGCAGTTCATGGGCGCCGGGGTGCCGATGCCGGCTGTGGCGCAGGCGGCACCGCAGCCGGTCGCCGCACAGATGCCGATGTATGCGGCGATGCAGGCGGTACCCGAGCCCATGCAGAGGCAGATGCCTGCCGCGATGCAGGCCGTACCCGAGCCCATGCAAAGGCAGATGCCTGCCGCGATGCAGGCCGTACCCGAGCCCATGCAAAGGCAGATGCCTGCCGCGATGCAGGCCGTACCCGAGCCCATGCAAAGGCAGATGCCTGCCGCGATGCAGGCCGTACCCGAGCCCATGCAAAGGCAGATGCCTGCCGCGATGCAGGCCGTACCCGAGCCCATGCAAAGGCAGATGCCGGTCCAGCCGATGCAGCCGGTTCCGGAGCCGGTGCCCGCGCAGATGCAGCCGGTACCCCCACAGATGCAGCCGGCCGCCGCGCAGATGCCGACGCCGCCCGTGCCCGGGCCTACGCCGCCGGGCGTCCCGGCCCGCGGGGGCCTCACGGCCGCGCAGGTGCGGGGTATGACCGGCCCCGCGCAGGGACTTACTCCGGCGCCGGCCACCGGGTGGCCCAACGCCCAGAGCTGGCCCAGCGCGGCGGGAGCCTGA
- a CDS encoding winged helix-turn-helix domain-containing protein — MAVRIHFTDDDLAQIRLAQAPDPMWEALLSMHLLQTDTASLVFGAWRHTVRRRLAAPVGALLRLAPPVGYSADFLTPAAGSGGLDAGIGALLSTPRQRLGHDLAELARTGRRLPSWARRLADGDRGALTHLGRLYRHYFATALAPWWGRVRSRFDAERAVHDRYLADGDLGGLLNTLHPGLVWRRPVLEVTGLGVERDVHLDGRGLLVLPSYFCRRTPTLLKDPALPCVVVYPMPHEDALSTTSGPRSLDALLGRTRAEILESVADRGVTTTELAHDTGVAPATASHHVGILRKAGLLSTCRAGRVVLHTVTPLGLALLDGRRRG, encoded by the coding sequence ATGGCCGTACGCATTCACTTCACCGACGACGACCTGGCTCAGATCCGGCTGGCGCAGGCTCCCGACCCCATGTGGGAAGCGCTGCTCAGCATGCACCTGCTGCAGACCGACACCGCGTCCCTCGTCTTCGGCGCCTGGCGGCACACGGTACGGCGCCGGCTGGCCGCCCCCGTGGGCGCGTTGCTGCGGCTCGCGCCGCCCGTCGGGTACTCGGCGGACTTCCTGACCCCGGCGGCCGGTTCGGGCGGGCTGGATGCCGGAATCGGTGCGCTGCTGTCCACTCCACGACAGCGGCTGGGACACGATCTGGCCGAACTGGCGCGCACCGGACGCCGGTTGCCCTCCTGGGCCCGCCGGCTCGCCGACGGCGACAGAGGTGCGCTCACGCATCTGGGACGCCTGTACCGGCACTACTTCGCGACCGCACTGGCCCCCTGGTGGGGCCGCGTCCGCAGCCGCTTCGACGCCGAACGCGCCGTCCACGACCGCTACCTGGCTGACGGCGACCTCGGCGGACTGCTCAACACGCTGCATCCCGGGCTCGTCTGGCGCCGGCCGGTCCTGGAGGTCACCGGTCTGGGCGTCGAGCGTGACGTCCACCTCGACGGGCGTGGCCTGCTCGTGCTGCCCTCGTACTTCTGCCGGCGCACGCCCACGCTGCTCAAGGATCCCGCGCTGCCGTGCGTCGTGGTCTACCCCATGCCGCACGAGGACGCGCTGAGTACGACATCGGGCCCGCGCTCCCTGGACGCCCTTCTCGGCCGCACGCGCGCCGAGATCCTCGAATCGGTCGCCGACCGCGGCGTGACGACGACCGAACTCGCCCACGACACGGGCGTGGCCCCGGCCACCGCCAGCCACCACGTCGGCATCCTGCGCAAGGCGGGCCTGCTCAGCACGTGCCGGGCGGGCCGCGTTGTGCTGCACACGGTCACGCCGCTGGGGCTGGCCCTCCTGGACGGCCGCAGACGAGGGTGA
- a CDS encoding peptidase inhibitor family I36 protein translates to MALRKHRLALGLAALAGSAAMLAVTAPAQAAPAPGDPATWPCDPSEFCIYHDGQGGGAHYSLADGASDLGVLAGGLNDHVWSVKNISGSRWCLYKDADYENEIQVILDGQAIDLASPVRDQVSSVKEC, encoded by the coding sequence ATGGCCCTTCGCAAGCACCGCCTCGCCCTCGGACTGGCCGCACTCGCCGGCAGTGCCGCCATGCTCGCCGTCACCGCACCCGCGCAGGCGGCCCCGGCTCCGGGCGACCCGGCCACCTGGCCGTGCGACCCGTCGGAGTTCTGCATCTACCACGACGGGCAGGGCGGCGGTGCCCACTACTCGCTGGCGGACGGCGCCTCCGACCTGGGCGTCCTGGCCGGCGGCCTCAACGACCACGTGTGGTCGGTGAAGAACATCTCCGGCAGCCGCTGGTGCCTGTACAAGGACGCCGACTACGAGAACGAGATCCAGGTGATCCTGGACGGTCAGGCCATCGACCTGGCCTCGCCCGTCCGCGACCAGGTCAGCTCCGTCAAGGAGTGCTGA
- a CDS encoding DUF4360 domain-containing protein — translation MSGGLLMSGAIAALLTTALPAQSSSPVVDNPPPDKIVIDVATVNGSGCPAGTAAVAVSPDNTAFTVTYSDYLAKAGGSSDPTAFRKNCQLNLIVHVPQGFTYAIASADYRGFLSLQPGASATQKASYYFQGSSSTVPKTHPFSGSYNDDWQATDSTDWAQLVWAPCGVLRNFNINTELRVNAGTANPGKVSFMTMDSTDGDISTVYHMAWQECPKH, via the coding sequence ATGTCTGGCGGACTCCTGATGAGCGGCGCCATAGCCGCTCTGCTCACCACCGCGCTACCCGCCCAGAGCTCGTCCCCCGTCGTCGACAACCCGCCCCCGGACAAGATCGTCATCGATGTGGCGACGGTGAACGGCTCGGGCTGCCCCGCGGGCACCGCGGCCGTCGCCGTCTCCCCCGACAACACGGCCTTCACGGTGACGTACAGCGACTATCTCGCGAAGGCCGGCGGCAGCTCCGACCCCACGGCCTTCCGTAAGAACTGCCAGCTCAACCTGATCGTGCACGTCCCGCAGGGCTTCACCTACGCCATCGCCAGCGCCGACTACCGGGGCTTCCTCTCGCTCCAGCCGGGAGCGTCCGCCACGCAGAAGGCCTCGTACTACTTCCAGGGCTCCTCCAGCACGGTGCCCAAGACCCATCCCTTCAGTGGCTCGTACAACGACGACTGGCAGGCCACCGACAGCACCGACTGGGCCCAACTGGTCTGGGCGCCCTGCGGAGTTCTCCGCAACTTCAACATCAACACCGAGCTGAGAGTGAACGCGGGGACCGCGAACCCGGGCAAGGTCAGCTTCATGACGATGGACTCGACCGACGGGGACATCAGCACCGTCTACCACATGGCGTGGCAGGAGTGCCCGAAGCACTGA
- a CDS encoding RrF2 family transcriptional regulator yields MRISARADYAVRAVLELAVRHDGSPVKAEAIAAAQDIPHKFLEGILGDLRRGGVVDSRRGGNGGYRLAREAAKITVADVIRAVDGPIVSVRGERPTGLEYTGSAQPLLPLWIALRANVRRILEGVTIADIAADALPEPVRQLAAEPAAWENP; encoded by the coding sequence ATGAGGATCTCGGCACGGGCGGATTACGCGGTACGGGCGGTTCTGGAGCTCGCTGTGCGCCACGACGGCTCTCCGGTGAAGGCCGAGGCCATCGCCGCCGCGCAGGACATCCCGCACAAGTTCCTCGAAGGCATCCTCGGTGACCTGCGGCGCGGTGGAGTCGTCGACAGCCGGCGCGGGGGCAACGGCGGCTACCGGCTGGCGCGCGAGGCCGCGAAGATCACCGTCGCGGACGTGATCCGTGCCGTCGACGGCCCGATCGTCTCCGTGCGCGGCGAGCGGCCCACCGGCTTGGAGTACACGGGATCCGCGCAGCCCCTGCTGCCCCTGTGGATCGCCCTGCGGGCCAACGTGCGCAGGATCCTCGAAGGCGTCACCATCGCCGACATCGCGGCGGACGCCCTGCCGGAGCCTGTGCGGCAGCTGGCGGCGGAGCCGGCGGCCTGGGAGAACCCGTAG